From Salarias fasciatus chromosome 5, fSalaFa1.1, whole genome shotgun sequence, a single genomic window includes:
- the LOC115389093 gene encoding uncharacterized protein LOC115389093 — protein MEEAYRELYQQFIHLRSLCMKQAAMLHQLTTALQKQQGASVPTADVSELMSIPVQCSKAMPVYPHEAPQPGPPAAQTPAEQCGFDRFSRNVGIFSDVLAEDMSKLRVDIPLQRKEGMKVDPKSPFLLSLDSLKSHGALSSESKHQKQSPTHEESTLPRRQMPVTDGPSPGGVGGRGDHFCPSGGVLMSDVALQSHVCEFCEAVFPGDTTTRGEFLRHLYTHVT, from the exons ATGGAGGAGGCTTACAGGGAACTGTACCAGCAGTTCATTCACCTGAGGTCCCTTTGTATGAAACAGGCTGCCATGTTGCACCAGCTCACAACAGCCCTGCAGAAGCAGCAAG GTGCTTCCGTTCCCACTGCAGATGTGAGTGAACTCATGTCCATCCCGGTCCAGTGTTCCAAAGCGATGCCGGTTTACCCCCATGAAGCTCCTCAGCCAGGACCGCCGGCGGCTCAGACGCCTGCAGAACAGTGTGGCTTTGatcgtttttcaaggaacgtgGGGATTTTCTCCGACGTCCTTGCTGAAGATATGTCCAAGCTGCGTGTGGATATTCCTCTGCAGAGAAAGGAGGGCATGAAGGTGGATCCGAAATCTCCATTTCTACTCTCCCTGGACTCCTTGAAAAGCCATGGAGCCTTGAGCAGTGAATCTAAACATCAGAAACAAAGTCCGACTCATGAGGAGAGCACTCTCCCCAGACGACAG ATGCCGGTGACGGACGGTCCCTCCCCGGGTGGCGTCGGTGGTCGTGGTGACCATTTCTGCCCGTCTGGCGGCGTGCTGATGTCGGACGTGGCGCTGCAGTCTCACGTGTGTGAATTCTGCGAGGCCGTCTTTCCAGGAGACACCACGACCAGAGGAGAGTTCCTCCGGCATCTCTACACTCACGTCACCTAG
- the dnajc14 gene encoding dnaJ homolog subfamily C member 14, producing MDVTDADEEMPDGVPTLVADASQWEDRETDDDCEQEENTAFLKSQESPSTAPHSDAGTGEADHCGSMEAKEDVEEVSDGFDHRQGDLEDSQVINQEEDEAAKEQHMNGESGWRSVGSGRKCKLRSGASVLEQSGQNAFSSMQKGNIMSGGGRHKQTRRRNHHHHQQSRGRRRTGNQLVLAFKEMLSESVSVWCISCIHMMIEIIVTLTHNCGVGVETGIVKLYTFGQRLFVKVTDVPGMKADASRVLNWMKCTGADIWAKVVWSLKWVKTAALSCFGLFCVLVILGSQWAKSMLVHIGGERGKHCWTAFQESRIWKRVASLLDRVRKLFRRDGRVPPSTPESPGRAGRGQPGQELERLLALAEVPEDELDPFTVLGVEVHATETELKKAYRQLAVQVHPDKNKHPRAGEAFKVLRAAWDIVSNPETRREYELKRMAATELSKSMNEFLTKLQDDLKEAMNTMMCTKCEGKHKRFEMDREPAEARFCAECNRCHSAEEGDLWAESSMLGLRITYFACMDGKVYDITEWAGCQRIGISPDTHRVPYHISFGSKNNSNATRHRTPSEHATGPTNPADLQDFFNRIFKGGPPNDMSANGSFFPPGAPHHPPPGAAAPPFTPPPGPTSFYMPGGHRPEPSEPWAESGKPPRRRKKVRKPFQR from the exons ATGGATGTCACGGATGCCGACGAGGAGATGCCTGATGGTGTTCCCACCTTAGTTGCCGATGCCAGTCAGTGGGAGGACAGGGAGACCGACGATGACTgcgagcaggaggagaacacaGCCTTTCTCAAATCTCAGGAATCTCCAAGCACAGCCCCTCACTCAGATGCTGGAACTGGTGAAGCAGACCACTGCGGATCCATGGAGGCCAAAGAGGATGTTGAGGAGGTTTCGGACGGCTTTGACCACAGGCAAGGAGATCTCGAGGACTCGCAGGTTATAAATCAAGAAGAGGACGAAGCTGCAAAGGAGCAGCACATGAATGGGgagtctggctggaggagcGTGGGAAGTGGAAGGAAGTGCAAGCTGCGGAGTGGCGCGTCGGTTTTAGAGCAGAGTGgtcaaaatgcattttcctCCATGCAAAAGGGCAACATCATGTCAGGCGGTGGTCGGCACAAGCAGACTCGCAGAcgcaaccaccaccaccaccaacagagCCGGGGCCGCAGGCGAACGGGCAACCAGCTCGTCTTAGCTTTCAAGGAGATGCTGTCGGAGTCCGTGAGCGTCTGGTGCATCTCGTGCATCCACATGATGATTGAGATCATTGTCACGTTGACGCACAACTGCGGGGTTGGAGTGGAGACGGGCATTGTAAAACTCTACACCTTTGGACAGCGTCTCTTTGTAAAGGTCACCGACGTACCAGGAATGAAGGCAGACGCAAGTCGGGTTCTGAATTGGATGAAATGCACGGGAGCAGACATTTGGGCTAAAGTGGTTTGGTCGCTGAAGTGGGTAAAGACGGCTGCCTTATCTTGTTTTggacttttctgtgttttggtaATTCTGGGGTCCCAGTGGGCGAAGAGCATGCTGGTTCACattggaggagagagggggaaacaCTGTTGGACGGCGTTTCAGGAGTCCAGAATATGGAAGAGGGTCGCCTCCCTGCTAGACAGAGTCCGAAAGCTTTTCAGGAGAGACGGTCGCGTCCCTCCGTCCACACCCGAGTCACCGGGCCGAGCGGGGAGGGGCCAGCCGggccaggagctggagagacTGCTGGCCCTGGCCGAGGTGCCGGAGGACGAGCTGGACCCCTTCACGGTGCTGGGCGTGGAGGTGCACGCCACCGAGACAGAGCTGAAAAAGGCCTACAGACAGTTggctgtccag GTCCATCCAGACAAGAATAAACACCCACGAGCTGGAGAGGCGTTCAAAGTCCTGAGAGCTGCCTGGGACATCGTCAGTAACCCAGAGACACGGCGAGAGTATGAGCT GAAGCGAATGGCAGCGACCGAGCTGTCAAAGTCCATGAACGAGTTTCTCACTAAACTTCAGGACGATCTGAAGGAAGCCATGAACACCATGATGTGCACCAAGTGTGAGGGGAAGCACAA acgGTTTGAGATGGACCGAGAACCTGCTGAAGCTCGGTTCTGTGCTGAGTGCAATCGCTGCCACAGTGCGGAGGAGGGGGACCTTTGGGCCGAGTCCAGCATGTTGGGTCTACGAATCACATACTTTGCTTGTATGGATGGAAAGGTGTATGACATTACAG AGTGGGCCGGTTGCCAAAGAATAGGGATTTCTCCTGACACGCACCGCGTCCCGTATCACATCTCCTTTGGTTCTAAGAACAACAGCAACGCTACACGACACAG AACGCCCTCAGAGCACGCCACAGGTCCCACCAACCCCGCCGACTTGCAGGACTTCTTCAACCGGATCTTCAAGGGCGGTCCTCCGAACGACATGTCTGCCAACGGGAGCTTCTTCCCTCCAGGTGCTCCTCACCATCCcccgcccggcgccgccgctcccccGTTCACGCCGCCTCCGGGCCCGACCAGCTTCTACATGCCGGGCGGCCACCGGCCGGAGCCCAGCGAGCCGTGGGCCGAAAGCGGCAAACCGCcccggaggaggaagaaggtcCGGAAACCCTTCCAGAGGTGA
- the nab2 gene encoding NGFI-A-binding protein 2 produces the protein MSLPRTLGELQLYRVLQRANLLAYYETFIQQGGDDVQQLCEAAEEEFLEIMALVGMATKPLHVRRLQKALRDWAANPALFSQPVASVPLGGIPLFKVDGTGSSGSAGGPRKSVTNGQPGSPCEREDRACLTPMHSGSPRSPCSQASPQPPDAHYREKLSPMDPHWLSPEPDGNGNLSSASGIEEEPPSPPLLPAGPPGPSVSPSPSASFTPAAMSAWPGGQLDGETARAVVESVERLLRTLPRSDPTEVKTLLRMNKKLAKTVGHIFRMGSQDANKEEEIRKYSLIYGRFDSKRREGKQLTHHELIINEAAAQFCMRDNALLLRRVELFSLARQVARKCAYTSTLKHARSNPDENNILPQKRARHEVMVPESVSSLLGVEGSEGLSQRADEDSLSAESLDGASHDMGSQCNQSPSPRPHGDASNPASWSRHLIQQTLMDEGLRLARMVSHDRAGKLSLGSEGPHSTDHDSKAERQSSIAVCRSSSPCVTKDESNHRGK, from the exons ATGTCTCTGCCACGCACGCTTGGGGAGTTACAACTGTACCGGGTGCTGCAGAGGGCCAACCTGCTGGCCTATTATGAAACCTTTATCCAGCAGGGTGGGGACGACGTGCAGCAGCTCTGCGAGGCCGCGGAGGAGGAATTTCTGGAGATCATGGCACTAGTTGGCATGGCCACCAAGCCGCTGCATGTGCGTAGGCTGCAGAAGGCCCTCCGAGACTGGGCGGCCAACCCTGCCCTGTTCAGCCAGCCGGTGGCCAGCGTCCCCCTGGGGGGCATCCCGCTCTTCAAAGTCGACGGGACGGGCTCGAGCGGGTCGGCCGGCGGGCCCAGGAAGTCTGTGACCAACGGCCAGCCGGGGTCCCCCTGCGAACGGGAGGACCGAGCATGTCTCACGCCGATGCACAGCGGGAGCCCGAGGAGCCCGTGCTCCCAGGCGTCCCCGCAGCCGCCCGACGCTCACTACAGAGAGAAACTGTCGCCCATGGATCCGCACTGGCTCAGCCCGGAGCCCGACGGGAACGGGAACCTGTCCTCGGCCTCCGGAATCGAGGAGGAGCCGCCCAGCCCGCCCCTGCTGCCGGCCGGCCCCCCCGGTCCCTCCGTATCTCCGAGCCCCTCCGCGTCGTTTACCCCGGCGGCCATGTCGGCCTGGCCCGGGGGACAGCTGGACGGCGAGACGGCCagggctgtggtggagagcgTGGAACGACTCCTCAGGACCCTGCCTCGGTCGGATCCCACCGAGGTCAAGACTTTGCTGAGGATGAACAAGAAGCTGGCGAAGACCGTGGGGCACATCTTCAGAATGGGCTCCCAGGATGCaaacaaggaggaggagatccgGAAGTACAGTCTCATCTACGGGCGCTTCGACTCCAAGAGGAGAGAAGGCAAGCAGCTCACACATCATGAG ctgaTCATCAACGAAGCCGCAGCGCAGTTCTGCATGCGTGACAATGCCCTTCTGCTCAGACGGGTGGAGCTCTTCTCCCTGGCTCGGCAGGTGGCGAGAAAATGTGCCTACACCTCCACACTGAAGCACGCAAG GTCGAATCCGGATGAGAACAACATATTACCCCAGAAGAGAGCGAGACATGAG GTGATGGTGCCTGAGAGTGTGTCATCGCTTCTCGGAGTGGAGGGATCTGAAGGCTTGAGTCAACGAGCGGACGAAGACAGCCTATCCGCAGAAAGCCTGGACGGCGCATcgcatg ACATGGGCTCACAGTGCAACCAGTCCCCGTCGCCCCGTCCCCACGGCGACGCCTCCAACCCCGCCAGCTGGAGCCGCCACCTCATACAGCAGACCCTCATGGACGAGGGGCTGCGGCTGGCCCGGATGGTGTCACACGATCGGGCGGGGAAGCTCAGCCTGGGGTCAGAAGGTCCTCACTCCACAG ACCACGACAGTAAAGCCGAGAGGCAGAGCTCCATAGCAGTGTGCAGGAGCAGTAGCCCCTGTGTCACCAAAGACGAGTCCAACCACCGGGGGAAATGA